In Nymphalis io chromosome 9, ilAglIoxx1.1, whole genome shotgun sequence, the genomic window agtacttttcgacttcagctagaatctctggttttgaggtgacggttgtgccttgtatggttctgagttttgtcaggtgacaacaggaggtatgtgactttgcaaaaacctttgagcccctattgagtgctatagcatcttcaatattccgggtattcgctcgtcttgtgtcacgccttattagttttttaaccttcctgttaagtgcctgacactcagatggcgtcatgttctgctgttctcgtctctgtataatatatgtactacttgtatatgtttgtaaattgtgtgcaataaaggattaataatattttttttttttgtaattcgtAATCTTAATagaaacttcaattttatttatttgtttgaattataaatatgaaatgattaaattaacataaggTATATAATTGCGCGTAATACATATAATGCTTTAAGGAATACTTCAATAATGTTACATGTCATTATttttactagtttccgcccatgGCTTTGCCCATGtggtataaatgaaaaattgcaTGTATTTCGTTTGTCTACTTAAGATGTGATAGCGTAAGAAACAAAAtcactatcgcatttataatattagttaggattaaaGCTCTATATTagcttgaaatttaattttcatcattATGGttcaaaaaatatctattttttttatacaataggaaggcagacgagcaaatgggcaacctgatggtaagtggtcaccaacgccaatagacattagcattgtaagaaatgttaaccatcgcgaaagtcaacaatgcgccaccaaccttgggaactaaaatgtcccttgtgcctgtaattacactggctcactcacccttcaaaccggaacacaataataccaattactgctgttttgcggtagaatatctgttaaaAAAAccagcaatatatattttttaaaaaacctcACAAATGTcttagttattatatacaaatgtatacaGTATATTGTGTACGAATGTATACAGTACACATTGGCATAATGGCTTTTAACTGTATAAGCGAAGTTTATATCTAAGTTATtttgattatgtttatatatttgtataataattggtgtaaaaattGTTGATGaaccaaaataaatatctaaataaaatataactgagcagttttgtttgtttgaacgttTGTCTCTGAAACCGTCAGTCCAATTTGGTACATTACATACATTGGTAGTTACGAGTGAGTCAAGCTAAAAGCGCCAAGGCGTGTTAATTCTCATAACATTAAGATCACTACCATGATCTGATCCAGTTGCTCATTTGActctcaaatataaataataaaaaatacacactaCAATTGTCAATCGTCGTATTTATACTTAATCGAATGTCACTATTATCTCCGAATAATATTTACGGTTACTGGCCTTACATCGTCTATTGTTCTTTCGCGTGGTAATGACTGCAATAAGTTCATAGAGAGTGATGAATTTAGTCCAGTATGTTCTTTGTGCCATACTACTTTTATGCGTTCTTGATACGAATTGCAATCTCAATGAATTTATAGCGAATTTGCCGGCAGAATTTGaggtataaattttttatttattttcttgttataaATAGTCTAATGCTATTCTTAAAGCAaacacttcattactcacctgtgaaattttgacaagcatttatggtgatatactattttgatacgcGTATTCTTgatatgtcataattattatggtaaatgtcgcatatcactttcttttatttaacGACCGATTTCTATGGTGAATTTTGAGTATGCTCTTATACAATAGCTGTAGAGTGTACAATAGAATACTCTCTGTAAATGTTTcattgctttttatttaatttattaagatcaGCTCGCCTCTTGCTTAGCGGTGAACGAAATCCGAGAAATGCAAGTTGCAGGCTTGgcataatgtataattttttgctaaatatattattttagttttacagCTTCGCCTGACAATTAGGAAGGCAGATGTTAGATATAAAAGTATCCTATGTTCTTTCTTGGGTTTGAAGTTTGAAGGTAGCTTAATATTATgatgtgatttatttttaatttaatttagtctatgtttatttatattataaacgtttactttaattataaattccagTAACCATCATCAATTTCGCTGTTTCACATCTATCGATAACATTTATCAGTCTGATCCAGGGTTTTTACCATAGACCTCGGGATCTATACTCTCATAAGCTTACCAGGCCGACGAGTATCCAGCATTAGCATATAAGTAAACCAATGCATATACCTTCCTAAAAATACAGTGTATTGTTTCCgtgtcatattaattaattcctCAATTTGTTCCAATTTTACAGAATGTTGCAAGTAATGCCTGGAAGGGCATAGTGAAAGCCATAAAAACTCCAAgattaagaaaaacaaaacgaaatagTAAGTTTCTTTCAATATACCAAGATTATGTTCGATGAAGCCGACAAGTAACTTGTTTTTCCAACTTATTTTTAAGCCGGCTTCACTCTTAATCTTATTTCATGAAAGTCCCATGGCTtcttttataacattagtttaCTATTGTTTGACctctttgtttcatttttaccTATCAGTATGTAATACAAGAAAGTGTTTGcattaatagtttttaagtactagataatatatacatttatatgatccaatattttattatttttactaataaagtaaataataaagtgcATCTCGTGAATTTTCCACTGCTGGCTAAAATCTGTTTCTTTTCTGGAGGTTAATAATAAGGAGCTATTCGTATCATGCTTAATTGTTAATTGATATGATATCTGGTCCATGGCATCCATTCTCAAgcgagactagccaactgcacaggacattattatcataGTGCCAAGTGTGTGTGAAATAAAAGTGTGAAATTAGGCGTAGTTGCCGAGGCACAGGAGACACACTGCTAAAATGGAAACTTCATGAAGCAGCTGATAATTTCCCGAATGAAagatggaatattttttttatgtacttaggGTTTTGATCCTCGGGATCCATGGCCTTATTATCTAGCCAAAATACCAAATAGGCAGTTttggtaattaataaaataattatgtcacCGGATATTACAAGCTTCgtcaacaaataataaattcgaCGAGACTGTACACCGCTGGAAAATTTTCAACGAGcatcaaaattacaaaaacatttggCTCGGTTAGTAATTGGACTTGATATTGTAATGTGATCTCTTCAAAATTTTGTTAGATTTAATATGGACTAATTGAGCTCACAATTACTCTATGACATGTACATTTTATTCGAGATCgaggttaaaatatatatacgccGTTGTCTCACTGTCATTTCACAAAATGTGTACATGTTTTCCCTTACGACATTTTGCAAAGTAAGtcatgttattaaaaaacataatacgcGTACAAAAAAGGGAAaagtatttaagataattcacATGATTGTGTGGGATTCTGCTTTgggtttaaagaatttattttcttataaggACTTACATAATtacctaaattataatatttttataagtaaaaaaatcttattaatttgcTTACTACTTTGCTTACTTTTGGATACTATTTTGGTCacataaattaaagataataaataaataaataatcgctatctgatcccaaactaagcagagcttgtgctatcaaaaccagacaactgatatactacatatactacttttcttttgtaaatacatacttatatagagaaTTACACCCAtgcttaggacaaacagacatgttcatgcacaccaatgtctgtcctgggtgggtatggaacacacaaccttcggtgtgaaaggcaagtatctaccaaccacgccaccCATCAAATCATTTTGTGTAATACTACATTGTAAGGACAtgttctttaattaattattcttaatatctGTGACGTCAATGAAATTCGTGACATGTAAGAAGTAGATCAGGCTTTGTTCAAGCACTTCTAGGCATCGCtcactgattaattaattaatcgcaaacaacattttatttatgatcttgttatagggtgagtgagccagtattattataattttagctaAGCAGTTCGTTGAGGATTaaaggaatagttaataaatcTAGCATTATCCAAGACTATATGTGGCAATCATTTACTATAATTTTGCTtctctattatataaataaaaaagagaatAGACAGATAGGATAAAGACAGGTATTTATCCAAAACAGCTGTCTTTAAGATAATTTCCTTCACTGCTGAGCACGTGGCCACGATGACccaattcttattttttttatagtgtcgGTAAGCGTATTATTATAACTTCATTCATTAATGTTAAGCGTAttttacattgtatatataaaatatgacttatatcatattaattaataattacagaaaaaagAAAGTTAACAACCACAGAAATACCAACAGAACTCGACACGAAGTTGGTCGCTAAAATTGACATTTATCCGGAAACTGAATCATATAAAATGAAGGTTACGATTCCCATATTACATCAGCCGGAATGGAAATCGATGCTGCATTGGAGACACCTTCAACGACCAAATCTTATAGAGACAGCAAATACCTTGGAACAAaaaggtaaaattaattaaataaaaaatatttgttgtgcATTTTTGTCAGCACTGCATACTTTGGCTAATCTGCTTGTaatcttaatacttttataaatatacccgTCCATATACTGATGAAGCCCTAccggctttgtacaagctcgtctgggtagatattaCCCACttatcggatattctaccgcaaaactttgTTACTTTGTTACTTTGATTATTCAATGGAattcttatatagttttattagctttttttccttttttacaatttttattttttacataaattaagataaatcctgtattttgtaagcatgtttttttacgCAAatgaatatctattatttttattaatgtaactctGTTAGTCGATGATTGCCTATAACAAATTGCATGCTGTAATTACCTGTAAGTAAAAGaacaattgaaatgtattactaaaaattactgCTGTACACGAATTATTGTATCTTTTGTTGGtagttctaaattaaaaaaaaaaaaaaaaaaaaaaaaaaaaaaaaaaaaaaaaaatataaaaaaaaaaaaaaaatcagcagtacttgtattgttgcgttccgatttaaagagtgagtgagccagtgtattacaggcacaagggacataacaacagttcctaaggttggtggcgcattggctacgtTAGCcaaatgacaatgtctatgggcgttggtaaccacttaccatcaggtgacccatatgctcgtcagcctacctattctataaaaacaagcTTCCCACGGGTagattaacaatttaaatagaacttttgtatttatacttataactaTATTGGGTTACGTGGAAAACGCCAGTAAagcttcaattataatatttaatatgagttTGCGAATATGCTTTTGATTAATAAgatgaaattgaaataatagaTGGAAGAAGATTGTAACGTAACTGAtacttgtaaatttaataaaaattctatcACAAACATTAAGAAGGAAGTTAATGAAATGCAATACCTTTGTAAGCAATTTTCTTTCGACTTTATATTCCTCTGCGGAACTCTaaaatttttctattattattccaCGTTGGCACTTGACGCACTATAAAAAAATCCCATAAATTTTTATAGGGCTTAAAGAAAAAGGTTTTATGACTTGTGGGATAGATTTAAAAATTCGATCGACATATAATATGTCATACGTAATactatattctattttaaaattgggAGCTGTACACTTATTTGGGAAACAGCACAGTTGCAtgcagtatattatatatgtacatatttataatattgttgatgttattgtaaatatacaataattatacaaggattaaatttaagtaaatgaaaacaaaagtaTTTCATATGGTGGCTTGGCATTCTacaaggtcgtctgggtaggtaccatccactcatcagatatcgcAACTCAGTATTGTCTGGTTTGAAGcgtgagccagagtaactacaggcacgagggatataacatcttagttcccaaggttggtggcacattggcgatgtggttaatatttacaatgccaatgtctatgggcgttggtgaccactcaccatcaggtggcccattagcccctacctattctatatataaaaaccagAATTACcctaataaattatcatattacttTTTGGGAGTGATTGTTAACGaatattttttcgtatttttgtttttatgcattttatatttatttttgttttgggTTTTGGTTGTTtgtgtacttttttttataaattgaatatttttacgagccggttggcgtggttgatggatgcttgcctttcacgccgaaggttctgggttcgatttccacccaggacagatatttgtatgcatgaacatgtctgtttgtcctatgTCTGggattaattatctatataagtatgtatttacgaaagaaaaaatagtatatgtagtatatcagttgtctcgtttccatagtacaagctctgtacaagcttaatttgggatcagatggccgtgtatgaaaaatgtcccagaatattattatttattacatagtgttattgttatatttttattcttaaaacaaTGGTATTGTAAGCTTTTGTCTTATTTAAGATTGCCCATTATTCACCATGTATTGCATTCGTCATTTAAAGAGAAGCGCTGGTATTATGgtattgaaataattgtatGTCTATCTGTAaccaatgaaaatatataatacacttaCGTCATATACATTCTTAATTCTCTTGATATCTGAAATTTCGTAATATGTAAGAATATATGAAAATTCGATTCTGTTtcgtaatttaaaacttaagctaagcaatattattaaatactatatttttttccttataaagttaaaattttccGTTTCGTTTTCAGGAAACGTGAAAATAAACGGAATATTCCAATATGAAGGTTATAGCCCCAAAAAACAGAGGGCTATTGAAGAAAACGACGAAAATGAATTTGgtattttgtatttcatataGTGAAAATTTTTGTGAGAATTTTGTTTCaattcttgttatttttttcttttctatataaaaattataccaacagttcattaataataaaggcaaaggaaattataaaattacactgcaataatatatattaatgtattactgAACCTTtatgcatacatacatatttcctTATCgagtattttgaataaataaattaaactttacttGTGTTTTTCTGAAAAATCACGAATCACATTCAAAGACTTTATTTAATGTctgttttacattttattcttattaattatttatcgcaaaataaaaatcttatttttattttgacaactTCCAAATGAAATGAAGATGttgcggtggatgtgtggcgtttgcgatgtagcggataagttgcaggaaagccgcctgcgttggtttggccacattagccaCAGGCCACCAGACTATGTtgggaaccgatgcctggactttgttgtcgaaggcccaCGGCAGGCCgaagaagcgctggctcgatgttgtgaggaacgatatgagagagcacgatctcactaaggaggacgctttagatcgggcaaagtggaggcatagatgcaggaaagcggaccctggcgttactaggccgggaaaacgctaggcagaagattTTGACAACTGCCAGTCGATAACACGACAAAGACTTAAAAgggtttgtaaatatatattttcaaagatttgtaataacataataataattatttaatgagtaaattatttaactcgGAAAGTTAAGACTGAAATCTAGGTCTCAAATTAGTGGCTGTTATTTTATCAGGTAGTATAGTAAACGTTCATACATAATATTCGAGTTTTTCCACAATCATacgtttcttttttgttttgccCGAGAGTCATAGTCAACAGTTTGCATGCGAATAACACCGGTCTCAGCTAGAGGATTAAAAACAGTAGTAATTCAATTcacctatattaaaaaaaaagccatCGTGGGGCGCTTGGCAGATGTCGATATTGATAGTTGGCaattaaagaaaagtaaaaaatatatatatatatatataaaaataataaaaataaagagttaCAATCATAACATTTCTTGTGCTGCTTGTTGAGTAACAGTGGTtcgtatatttgaatataaaaaacatacttttaatttgaattactaTTTTGTTGTCAACACGAGTTAGTTAGAAAAGTTGGTGTGAAACTTAAGTtcttaacacaaattaattcaatatttgttttgaagAACAAAGATTTTACAATTTCTCATCATAATATCAATCTAAAATAGTTACTATAGTTAGAAAACTATTTTTAGTTCAAAGTAACGAGACATCACTGCACAGATATAGTTCAGAAAATCAATACATACGGTTATTTGTAGAACTTTGCGTCACAGAGTAAATAATCCCAAAAATGGTTCACCGATTGCCCCAGACGTAGGTGACATTTATACCACCTGACAAAATAGGAAAACTCAGGTCCTATAGGTGTGCAGCGTGTAACGTGTAAcgtgtattattgtatttaggCATATTGAAAATGTAAGGCTTTTTGTACAGGAGCCGCAGTCTTATCGGCGCCGCACCGctgccgcatcggagcagcACTGTCACCGCACCGACTTGACGCCGCCATGTTGTGTATACTACGCGATTGACATGTGATACCAGTGCAAAGTACAGATGCATttcgtaaattataataatcgaaCAAAGCAAAACTGTAAAAATAAGCATTTCTAATACTACTTaagatattcattattttaaatttataaatatttttcgaaatttctgttctaaatttaaaaagccTAAGTAATAAAACATCAGTaacacaataaatttattacgggtattttttatagattttacgAATGAATCCCAAGCCAATGATAATAGAATCGTGTCTACCATAggacatatatttttaagcaagtGTTTTTTTTACGGCTGACGAGCACTGCACATTTACCCCCGTTTTACAATTTACAACGCATACGCCTATCGATATTTCTACCACTCTCCACtgagttaaaataaatactttttttatatgaacaaataaattatgaaataaatttctattttaaagaACATACTCATTTGTTCCAGACAAACTTTAAGAAATTTGATCAGGATgggagatttatttatttatttatttagattggTTGTTCAATTATAACTAgttgattgttttttaaattatgcgctaaccaataatattattaaataataatctcgCTGACCTATTTATTAGTTTAACGAAAAACTACTCCCAATATAATTAACCGAATATATGTCAAAAAGATTgggatttttttattcaatatcgaTTCAGAATTAAACcgaaataaattcataatttaaataagtaggcTACACGCACTTTtcaatcataaatttaatagctaaattaattttaaagctatCTCTGGTTAGGAATGTAGATACAATcgagaaataagaaaaaagacGAAAAATTACTGAGtacatattgttttgttttctttgttgTCATGATATGGAGCTTAAAACATATTACaactttagaaaaaaaacacaaattaaaaaaatatatatttgtcacttATACCCTTTTAGTTCCAATCCCTTTACATAATATAGCATAGTTGTTAACTTTTCGTCAAATTATATCCGTCCATTTCGTCTGTACAGGTAAAATACGAGATCGATCGAATACATCATTAATAATACAGGGAAATGGCTGCCATTGTCTGTTCATTTGATGAGGGTGTCTCTTACCAAAACACCTGACACTGTTTCCCGCTTATTTAGCTTTTATGTATGTAGCTATTGATGTTTACAGAACAAAGTGTTACCATGGAGTTTCcccaattatataatttgccCAGAATTCGTCAGTAATATTTATCTTGTTAAGAAATCATAATATTGtaacgtaatttattttgtaacaaattttACTTGGTGTTAGGACTTTATGCAAGtctgtctaggtaggtacctacTCATCACTTATTTTGcctctaaacagcaatacaaaaaaaaaagtgattcgGTAAGTGATCAGTGTAGTTATAGGTATATAAGGGGCATAACTTCCCAGTTCCCAAAGCTTGTGGCGCATTAGccttgtaaggaatggttaatatttcttctac contains:
- the LOC126770669 gene encoding uncharacterized protein LOC126770669 codes for the protein MNLVQYVLCAILLLCVLDTNCNLNEFIANLPAEFENVASNAWKGIVKAIKTPRLRKTKRNKKRKLTTTEIPTELDTKLVAKIDIYPETESYKMKVTIPILHQPEWKSMLHWRHLQRPNLIETANTLEQKGNVKINGIFQYEGYSPKKQRAIEENDENEFGILYFI